A window of the Glaciimonas sp. CA11.2 genome harbors these coding sequences:
- a CDS encoding ABC transporter permease, with the protein MNWRALLLPVTALAAAEALFRIMDHGSDTLAPPTQVAAAAWHALIDGTLLDMTVQTLSGAGVGLAIGGSLGVLLGIPLGLSRTAMDIGAPTIELLRPIPSVALIPLALLVFGMGILLEASIVAFATFWPMLILTQSAAAQVEPRLLEVARVMNLGAAARVVKIVLPAMLPRMFVALRQVVGISLVVAVTVEITVNPYGLGYGLIIAQQNLRPDLMLALLAWVGILGWTINVVLHELQHRLFGAYSGIPGGGR; encoded by the coding sequence ATGAACTGGCGTGCTCTTTTACTTCCGGTCACGGCTCTGGCTGCGGCGGAAGCGCTTTTTCGAATAATGGATCACGGCAGCGATACGCTTGCACCGCCGACGCAGGTTGCCGCGGCCGCTTGGCACGCATTGATCGACGGAACGCTACTCGACATGACAGTGCAGACACTGAGCGGTGCCGGTGTCGGTCTAGCCATAGGCGGATCGCTGGGCGTTCTGCTTGGCATTCCGCTCGGTCTCTCACGGACTGCCATGGACATCGGCGCACCGACCATCGAGTTGCTGCGGCCAATACCCTCGGTTGCCCTCATTCCGCTGGCGCTGTTGGTATTTGGCATGGGCATCCTCCTCGAGGCGTCGATCGTCGCGTTCGCGACGTTCTGGCCGATGTTGATCCTGACCCAATCTGCGGCAGCGCAGGTCGAACCCCGACTGCTTGAAGTAGCACGGGTCATGAACCTGGGTGCAGCCGCACGCGTAGTCAAGATCGTGCTGCCGGCGATGCTGCCCCGCATGTTCGTCGCCCTGCGACAGGTTGTTGGGATATCCCTTGTCGTCGCGGTAACCGTGGAAATCACCGTGAATCCCTACGGGCTCGGTTATGGACTCATCATCGCACAACAGAACCTGCGCCCCGACCTGATGCTCGCGTTGCTTGCCTGGGTAGGCATTCTCGGCTGGACAATCAACGTGGTGCTGCACGAGCTCCAACATCGCTTGTTCGGGGCCTACAGCGGTATACCGGGAGGTGGGCGATGA
- a CDS encoding ABC transporter permease, whose protein sequence is MKRNPMLIRFAGIGVLAMVIGLWWLASTIQLISPVFLPTPKATLDVLWDGVLHGETGRQTLATVERMVYGWLLASLAGILLGAIIGVSPTTRRLLQPTLEFIRPLPASAIIPVAISLFGLTESMVLSVIGFGAIWPVLLATVNGFASVEPRLGEVARVLHMSRIAFIIKIGLPNALPDIFAGLRLSLTVALIVAVVGEMLTSQQGLGLAILLAARTFQSAELFAGIALLGMIGFLSNLLLRTGESRVLAWKTN, encoded by the coding sequence ATGAAGCGCAATCCAATGTTGATCCGGTTCGCTGGAATTGGTGTCCTCGCCATGGTAATTGGACTGTGGTGGCTGGCGTCGACGATCCAACTAATATCCCCTGTCTTCCTTCCCACACCGAAGGCAACGTTGGACGTGCTGTGGGATGGCGTGCTCCATGGCGAGACCGGGCGGCAGACCTTGGCAACTGTCGAGCGGATGGTTTACGGCTGGCTACTTGCCTCGCTTGCCGGAATTCTACTCGGCGCCATTATCGGCGTGTCGCCGACGACGCGCAGGCTGCTCCAACCGACGCTGGAGTTCATCCGTCCCTTGCCTGCCTCCGCCATCATCCCGGTTGCAATCTCGCTATTCGGTCTTACCGAGAGTATGGTGCTGTCGGTCATTGGCTTCGGCGCAATATGGCCGGTGCTGCTCGCGACCGTGAATGGTTTTGCATCGGTCGAGCCGAGGCTGGGCGAGGTCGCCCGTGTGCTTCACATGAGCCGGATCGCATTCATCATCAAGATCGGCTTGCCGAATGCCTTGCCTGATATCTTTGCGGGACTCCGGCTATCGCTGACGGTGGCGCTGATCGTCGCGGTCGTCGGTGAAATGCTGACGTCCCAGCAAGGCCTCGGCCTTGCGATTCTGCTGGCGGCACGCACCTTCCAGTCGGCCGAACTATTCGCCGGGATCGCGCTGCTCGGCATGATCGGCTTCTTAAGTAACTTGCTGCTGCGCACCGGTGAAAGCCGGGTACTTGCCTGGAAAACGAACTAA